One genomic window of Aquipuribacter hungaricus includes the following:
- a CDS encoding alkaline phosphatase D family protein has translation MQQLTGGYFTAYRGLAARDDLDLVLHLGDYVYEYGTGEDRYGPDALAGLRDHQPPTETVTLQDYRLRHALYKTDPDLQAAHARHPWVVIFDDHEITNDAYATGAENHEQQDDPDTSYTGPGEPAGVRAEGDFLARRALALQAYLEWMPVREPASWQPEPHAGTQFFRRFAFGDLAELSVVETRQNRSQQVPTTVAGALNPALVDPARHLPEPEQLRWLADGITSGRTAWHLVGNQTVFARVFSLPGAGVLPGQVFNADQWDGYQADQAALLAAMAASGGTDPVVLTGDIHSSWANDLPVDPAAYGRDRSTSAGVEFVCPSVTSDGFKEVLGGSAATAAVVTAAFQAVNPWVVHLEGIGHGFAVVDVTPERVQTDFWYVRSGGDKGLVVDPRLDPAATVAWDSSWQSAKGSRTVSGPVGELGPRSDVARGA, from the coding sequence GTGCAGCAACTGACCGGCGGGTACTTCACCGCCTACCGCGGGCTCGCGGCGCGCGACGACCTCGACCTGGTCCTCCACCTGGGCGACTACGTCTACGAGTACGGCACCGGCGAGGACCGGTACGGCCCGGACGCGCTGGCGGGCCTGCGCGACCACCAGCCCCCGACGGAGACGGTGACCCTGCAGGACTACCGGCTGCGCCACGCGCTCTACAAGACCGACCCCGACCTGCAGGCCGCTCACGCCCGGCACCCGTGGGTCGTCATCTTCGACGACCACGAGATCACCAACGACGCGTACGCCACCGGCGCGGAGAACCACGAGCAGCAGGACGACCCGGACACCTCCTACACCGGCCCCGGCGAGCCCGCCGGCGTGCGGGCCGAGGGGGACTTCCTCGCCCGCCGGGCGCTGGCGCTCCAGGCGTACCTGGAGTGGATGCCGGTCCGGGAGCCGGCCTCGTGGCAGCCCGAGCCGCACGCCGGCACGCAGTTCTTCCGCCGGTTCGCCTTCGGCGACCTGGCCGAGCTGTCCGTCGTGGAGACCCGGCAGAACCGCAGCCAGCAGGTGCCCACCACGGTGGCCGGCGCGCTCAACCCCGCCCTGGTCGACCCCGCCCGGCACCTGCCGGAGCCCGAGCAGCTGCGCTGGCTCGCCGACGGCATCACCTCCGGGCGCACCGCCTGGCACCTGGTGGGCAACCAGACCGTCTTCGCGCGTGTCTTCTCGCTACCCGGGGCCGGCGTGCTGCCCGGGCAGGTGTTCAACGCCGACCAGTGGGACGGCTACCAGGCCGACCAGGCGGCGCTGCTGGCGGCGATGGCCGCCTCGGGGGGCACCGACCCCGTCGTGCTCACCGGCGACATCCACTCCTCGTGGGCCAACGACCTGCCCGTCGACCCCGCCGCGTACGGCCGCGACCGGAGCACCTCGGCAGGCGTGGAGTTCGTCTGCCCGTCGGTCACCAGCGACGGGTTCAAGGAGGTGCTCGGCGGCAGCGCCGCGACGGCCGCCGTCGTCACCGCCGCGTTCCAGGCGGTCAACCCGTGGGTGGTGCACCTGGAGGGCATCGGGCACGGCTTCGCCGTCGTGGACGTCACGCCCGAGCGGGTCCAGACCGACTTCTGGTACGTCCGCAGCGGCGGCGACAAGGGCCTGGTCGTGGACCCCCGCCTGGACCCGGCCGCCACGGTGGCGTGGGACTCGTCGTGGCAGTC